One window of the Candidatus Bathyarchaeota archaeon genome contains the following:
- a CDS encoding ABC transporter permease encodes MATLFSKERRTIYSRKIKGFWEEFSHNKIGFFGLVLLLMFIVMAVFAPWLTPYDPITPSRVADGFAQPGWMTILPQYSDYPRTMEIFPLWEIGNGSDFVEIYPGKDVECSFYMTGETKMVDISFTTSFNYSYSVPPNRFAVTFDWVAKNLTDVRYSSKLFLVNPNGTSTRIWKEPYTDLPRSLSVIAESTDYWLLKSIGYSDPKAINLANLIFSNPIIGEYSLVFQVSFRPEEDTRMARAEISLLDFKFFIPGLVHGILGTDFAGSDVFSQLIYGTRVSLIIGLMAAAIGTSIGVLVGIVAGYVGGAVDETLMRIVDILLCLPGLPLLLTLVKLFGKNVFYVIIFIALFGWLGLARTIRSQILSIREAAFVECAVASGASRPYIMRKHLLPNIIPIALASLVLSVPGGILAEASLSFLGFGDPRVPTWGKMLNYAFGHGAFENFAWWWAIPPGIAITLVCLAFVFMGFAIDEIVNPRLRRRR; translated from the coding sequence ATGGCAACTCTATTTTCCAAGGAAAGGAGAACAATATACTCACGAAAGATCAAAGGATTTTGGGAAGAATTCAGCCACAACAAAATAGGGTTTTTTGGTCTAGTGCTCCTATTGATGTTTATAGTAATGGCAGTTTTTGCTCCTTGGCTAACCCCGTACGATCCAATAACACCTTCTCGAGTAGCCGATGGTTTCGCACAGCCTGGTTGGATGACAATCCTCCCTCAATACAGCGATTACCCACGTACAATGGAAATATTCCCTCTTTGGGAGATCGGAAACGGATCCGATTTCGTTGAAATCTATCCTGGAAAAGACGTGGAATGCAGTTTCTACATGACTGGAGAAACGAAGATGGTAGATATCTCTTTCACCACTAGTTTCAACTACTCCTATTCGGTCCCACCGAACAGATTCGCCGTTACATTCGACTGGGTAGCAAAGAATCTCACAGACGTCAGGTATTCATCTAAACTGTTCCTAGTTAACCCCAACGGAACCTCTACTCGTATTTGGAAAGAACCATATACTGACTTGCCTAGGAGTCTGTCTGTTATAGCAGAATCAACAGACTACTGGCTACTCAAAAGTATTGGCTATTCCGACCCGAAGGCAATCAACCTCGCAAACCTCATTTTTTCAAATCCAATCATAGGTGAATACAGTTTGGTCTTCCAAGTGTCCTTCAGACCTGAGGAGGACACACGAATGGCCAGAGCTGAAATAAGTTTGCTGGATTTCAAATTCTTCATTCCAGGTCTTGTTCATGGCATACTTGGCACAGATTTTGCAGGGTCTGACGTCTTTTCACAATTGATTTACGGTACCAGAGTTTCACTGATCATAGGGCTGATGGCAGCTGCTATTGGGACGTCCATAGGCGTTCTCGTAGGCATCGTTGCTGGATATGTAGGTGGTGCGGTTGACGAGACACTCATGCGCATAGTTGATATTCTGCTGTGTCTGCCAGGGCTACCATTACTACTGACGTTGGTGAAACTCTTCGGGAAGAACGTGTTCTACGTTATTATTTTCATAGCTCTGTTTGGATGGCTAGGTTTGGCGAGAACTATCAGATCTCAAATTCTATCTATCAGAGAGGCTGCCTTTGTCGAATGCGCGGTAGCCTCTGGCGCAAGTAGACCTTATATCATGCGCAAACACTTGCTGCCAAACATCATTCCAATCGCTCTAGCGTCACTAGTACTGAGCGTCCCAGGGGGCATCCTGGCAGAGGCTTCACTTAGCTTTCTGGGATTTGGTGATCCCCGAGTGCCTACATGGGGAAAAATGCTCAACTATGCCTTTGGACACG
- a CDS encoding ABC transporter permease, which yields MREYLAKRIIIAIGVLFVVAALNFIIFQVMWAGDPTSTILNPDFTLEQKQMLLESWGLLEPLHIRFIKYLQNMFTWRFGVSFQSRMPVITELSWRLPNTILLLGTATIGTIILGISVGVFAGSRRGSKADVFSLGVGLFADGVPTFFVQMIFLLFFSYLFFLWFGFQFFPSRHMTSVPKPTDPIVYMADVAWHLAQPALSLIIAGFGGWALYVRNLIIDALTQDYMVTARAKGLSERTLLYRHAFRSILPPISTIITLSIPAIVTGAMITEYIFTWPGIGSWYIAALNANDYPVVQAVLFIYAVLVIICNLIADFLYGILDPRIRVGVRR from the coding sequence ATGAGAGAATATCTGGCTAAGAGAATAATAATCGCGATAGGTGTTCTGTTCGTCGTAGCGGCGCTAAATTTCATAATATTCCAAGTTATGTGGGCGGGTGACCCTACATCAACAATACTCAATCCAGATTTCACACTAGAACAGAAGCAAATGCTACTTGAATCATGGGGTCTATTAGAACCACTTCATATCCGATTCATTAAGTATCTCCAAAACATGTTCACATGGAGATTTGGTGTTTCCTTCCAGTCAAGGATGCCAGTAATTACAGAGCTGTCGTGGCGCCTACCTAACACGATTCTGCTTCTTGGAACAGCAACAATAGGCACAATAATTCTTGGTATCTCCGTGGGAGTGTTCGCTGGATCCAGAAGAGGAAGCAAAGCAGACGTTTTTTCTCTCGGTGTGGGACTCTTCGCAGACGGGGTGCCAACATTCTTTGTTCAGATGATTTTTCTACTCTTTTTTTCCTATCTCTTTTTCTTATGGTTCGGCTTCCAATTCTTTCCATCAAGACATATGACGAGCGTCCCAAAACCGACTGATCCTATCGTATATATGGCTGACGTAGCATGGCATCTGGCACAACCAGCCCTGTCACTCATAATAGCCGGCTTTGGGGGATGGGCCCTATATGTCAGAAACCTGATAATCGATGCCCTCACCCAAGACTACATGGTCACGGCACGAGCTAAAGGCTTAAGTGAAAGAACATTGTTGTACAGACATGCTTTCCGAAGCATCCTTCCACCAATCAGTACGATCATAACCTTATCCATTCCAGCAATTGTCACAGGAGCCATGATAACCGAATACATATTCACTTGGCCGGGAATCGGTTCATGGTATATAGCAGCCTTAAACGCCAACGACTACCCAGTAGTTCAGGCAGTGCTTTTCATATATGCCGTCCTGGTAATAATATGCAATCTCATCGCAGACTTTCTATATGGAATCCTGGATCCGCGCATACGAGTGGGGGTTAGAAGATAG